Proteins from a single region of Amycolatopsis sp. CA-230715:
- a CDS encoding class I SAM-dependent methyltransferase yields MTEAWTRTVRTDAERQVRHADRMADELRHLGARFRAATGVGPADRVLDIGCGTGETTREAGRIAASVLGVDVSAPVIERARRLTEEAGFRTVSYLHADAQVHPFPAQRFDLCLSRLGTMFFDDPVAAFGNIGRALRPGARLVLLVWQSHDRNEWFTMVREAVGAPARDPGDSGPFAFGDPAVVTAIVDAAGFSDISFVDVREPLYYGPDVAAAYEFVTGMRHAKDLLAELSEEAAERARQRLRGVLAEHDTGNGVHVGGRAWIVTARRG; encoded by the coding sequence GTGACCGAAGCGTGGACGCGGACCGTGCGTACCGACGCCGAACGCCAGGTCCGGCACGCCGACCGGATGGCCGACGAACTGCGCCACCTCGGTGCCCGCTTCCGCGCGGCCACCGGCGTCGGCCCGGCCGACCGGGTGCTCGACATCGGTTGCGGCACAGGGGAAACCACGCGCGAAGCTGGTCGGATCGCCGCGAGCGTGCTCGGCGTCGACGTCTCGGCGCCGGTGATCGAGCGGGCCCGGCGCCTCACCGAGGAGGCCGGGTTCCGCACTGTCTCGTACCTGCACGCCGACGCGCAGGTCCACCCGTTCCCGGCGCAGCGCTTCGACTTGTGCCTCAGCAGGCTCGGCACGATGTTCTTCGACGACCCGGTGGCCGCGTTCGGCAACATCGGGCGGGCGCTGCGGCCCGGCGCGCGGCTGGTGCTGCTGGTCTGGCAGAGCCACGACCGTAACGAGTGGTTCACCATGGTGCGCGAGGCCGTCGGCGCACCGGCGCGCGATCCGGGGGACAGCGGCCCGTTCGCGTTCGGCGATCCCGCCGTGGTGACAGCGATAGTGGATGCGGCCGGTTTCTCGGACATCAGCTTCGTCGACGTCCGAGAACCGCTCTACTACGGCCCGGATGTCGCGGCGGCGTACGAATTCGTGACCGGGATGCGCCACGCCAAGGACCTTCTCGCCGAATTGTCCGAGGAAGCCGCCGAACGCGCACGCCAACGGCTTCGCGGCGTCCTCGCTGAGCACGACACCGGAAACGGTGTGCACGTCGGCGGGCGGGCCTGGATCGTCACCGCCCGGCGCGGCTGA
- a CDS encoding MarR family winged helix-turn-helix transcriptional regulator, with protein sequence MASTRNGATPQAELDLADELGYQLVRFVRLLHKAKSQVAKQGPDGIERAAYAILFSLIHDGPQRTSKLAEGLHSEISTISRQSSSLVQHGLVERQADPEDGRACLLAATAEGQRVFEENRKQRNQWLAGVLAEWPEEDRHTLNTLLDRLNTGIEEHSPQIADDPSPVQAKGA encoded by the coding sequence ATGGCATCCACCCGTAACGGCGCGACCCCGCAGGCCGAACTGGACCTCGCCGACGAGCTCGGCTACCAGCTCGTCCGGTTCGTGCGCCTCCTCCACAAGGCGAAGTCGCAGGTCGCCAAGCAGGGTCCGGACGGCATCGAACGCGCGGCCTACGCGATCCTGTTCAGCCTGATCCACGACGGGCCCCAGCGGACGAGCAAGCTCGCCGAGGGCCTGCATTCCGAGATCTCCACGATCTCCCGGCAGAGCAGCTCACTCGTGCAGCACGGCCTGGTCGAGCGCCAGGCCGATCCCGAGGACGGCCGCGCCTGCCTGCTCGCCGCGACAGCGGAGGGCCAGCGCGTGTTCGAAGAGAACCGCAAGCAGCGCAACCAGTGGCTGGCCGGGGTACTGGCCGAATGGCCGGAAGAGGACCGCCACACCTTGAACACGCTTCTCGACCGGTTGAACACCGGCATCGAAGAGCACTCTCCACAGATCGCCGACGACCCGTCGCCGGTGCAAGCCAAGGGGGCCTGA
- a CDS encoding alpha/beta hydrolase codes for MSTFVLIHGGGDVGWHFHLVEAELRARGHDVVAPDLPADDDSKTLPDYADAVVEAVGSRRDLVVVGHSFGAFTAPLVADRLPTDVLVLLAGMVPVPGEPPENWWANTGFGNAVAEQAERDGGLTGNEDPYVSFYHDVPRELAEEAMSKERAHPSSTAMTSPWPLDAWPDVPTKFLLCGDDRTFPAALFRSLVPDRLGIVPDEIPGSHCVALGRPKELADRLEQYAAGSAR; via the coding sequence ATGAGCACGTTCGTACTGATCCACGGCGGCGGCGACGTCGGCTGGCACTTTCACTTGGTGGAAGCCGAATTGCGGGCGCGGGGGCACGACGTCGTGGCCCCCGACCTCCCGGCGGACGACGACTCGAAGACGCTGCCGGACTACGCCGATGCCGTGGTCGAGGCGGTCGGGTCGAGGCGGGATCTGGTCGTGGTGGGCCATTCCTTCGGCGCGTTCACCGCACCGCTCGTCGCGGACCGCCTGCCCACCGACGTGCTGGTCCTGCTGGCCGGGATGGTCCCGGTGCCGGGCGAGCCGCCGGAGAACTGGTGGGCCAACACCGGTTTCGGGAACGCGGTGGCGGAACAGGCCGAGCGCGACGGCGGCTTGACCGGCAACGAAGACCCGTACGTGAGCTTCTACCACGACGTACCGCGGGAACTGGCCGAGGAGGCGATGAGCAAGGAGCGCGCGCACCCGTCGAGCACCGCGATGACCTCCCCGTGGCCGTTGGACGCCTGGCCCGACGTGCCGACGAAGTTCCTGCTCTGCGGCGACGATCGCACCTTCCCGGCCGCTTTGTTCCGCAGCCTGGTGCCCGACCGCCTCGGCATCGTGCCCGACGAAATCCCGGGCAGCCACTGCGTCGCGCTCGGGCGGCCGAAAGAGCTCGCGGACCGGTTGGAGCAGTACGCGGCCGGGAGCGCGCGGTGA
- a CDS encoding FAD-binding oxidoreductase, producing the protein MNNDGLVARLRDELGKDAVLTDPDVTASYSRDMMPLAPGGSPLAVVLPTGVEGVQAVVRACAEAKVPIVPRGAGSGLSGAANAIDGCVVLVLTKLDQIVEIDAGNRLAVVQPGVVNLDFRDAVEKHGLFYPPDPSSYDWCTIGGNLSTNAGGLCCVKYGVTTDSVLGLEVVLADGSLLKTGRRTVKGVAGYDLAKLFVGSEGTLGVITQATVALKPLPQAPATLVAGFTSTEAAGEAVARVVREGLVPSLLEIMDAASIKASEAYLKTDIGAGSDCKALLLGQSDSGGEVARRELTALEQICLDCGSDMTYVTDDLAEGNMLLQARRVVLTALEHYGIWLTDDVSVPRTRIAELIAGCERISEEVGLRIAVVGHAGDGNMHPTIVYQPDSPEEFERARTAFDAILEIGLSLGGTVTGEHGVGKIKREWLAKEIGPVGMRVHRQIKQALDPENLFNPGSMFSL; encoded by the coding sequence ATGAATAACGACGGTCTGGTCGCGAGGCTTCGCGACGAGCTCGGCAAGGACGCCGTGCTCACCGACCCCGATGTCACCGCCAGCTACTCGCGGGACATGATGCCGCTCGCGCCCGGCGGCAGCCCACTCGCCGTGGTGCTGCCGACGGGCGTCGAGGGGGTGCAGGCCGTGGTCAGAGCGTGCGCCGAGGCGAAGGTGCCGATCGTGCCGCGCGGCGCGGGCAGCGGGCTTTCCGGTGCCGCGAACGCGATCGACGGCTGCGTGGTGCTGGTGCTGACCAAGCTCGACCAGATCGTCGAGATCGACGCGGGCAACCGGCTCGCCGTGGTGCAGCCGGGCGTGGTCAACCTGGACTTCCGCGACGCGGTCGAAAAGCACGGCTTGTTCTACCCGCCGGACCCGTCCAGCTACGACTGGTGCACCATCGGCGGAAACCTGTCCACGAACGCGGGCGGGCTGTGCTGCGTGAAGTACGGCGTCACCACGGATTCCGTGCTGGGACTGGAAGTCGTGCTCGCGGACGGGTCGCTGTTGAAGACCGGGCGCCGCACCGTGAAGGGCGTCGCGGGCTACGACCTGGCGAAGCTGTTCGTCGGCTCCGAAGGCACTCTCGGCGTGATCACGCAGGCGACCGTGGCGCTCAAACCGTTGCCGCAGGCGCCCGCCACGCTCGTCGCGGGCTTCACCTCCACCGAGGCCGCTGGCGAGGCCGTCGCGCGCGTGGTGCGCGAGGGGCTGGTGCCTTCGTTGCTGGAGATCATGGACGCGGCGTCGATCAAGGCGTCCGAGGCGTACCTGAAGACCGACATCGGCGCGGGCTCCGACTGCAAGGCGTTGCTGCTCGGCCAATCGGACTCCGGTGGCGAGGTCGCGCGCCGCGAACTGACCGCGCTGGAGCAGATCTGCCTCGACTGCGGTTCCGACATGACGTACGTGACCGACGACCTCGCCGAAGGGAACATGCTCCTGCAGGCGCGCCGGGTCGTGCTGACCGCGCTGGAGCACTACGGCATCTGGCTGACCGACGACGTGAGCGTGCCGCGCACCAGGATCGCCGAGCTGATCGCTGGCTGCGAGCGCATTTCCGAGGAGGTCGGCCTGCGCATCGCGGTCGTCGGGCACGCGGGCGACGGCAACATGCATCCCACGATCGTCTACCAGCCCGACTCCCCCGAAGAGTTCGAACGCGCGCGGACGGCGTTCGACGCGATCCTCGAGATCGGGCTGTCGCTCGGCGGCACGGTGACCGGGGAGCACGGCGTCGGCAAGATCAAGCGCGAATGGCTCGCGAAGGAGATCGGGCCGGTCGGCATGCGGGTGCACCGCCAGATCAAGCAGGCGCTCGACCCCGAGAACCTGTTCAACCCAGGATCGATGTTCTCGCTTTAG
- a CDS encoding DedA family protein, whose translation MILAQTTTTLASITDYLNPEYLLNEFGAYVIVGLCLVIFIESSIFPVLPGDSLLFTAGLFIASGSIHAPLWLVCVLVTVSALLGNVVGYYAGRSLGPVLFKNPNSRFFKQEYVDKTHAFLEKHGPKAVVLARFVPFVRTFITWIAGIGRMDPKRYFTYTVIGGILWAAGITVLGALLGQISFIREHVEAIFILIVLVSVVPIVLEYFKARKEKKLAAENAESQAEVTQRIPRIRD comes from the coding sequence GTGATCCTCGCGCAGACCACGACCACGCTGGCCTCGATTACCGACTACCTGAACCCGGAGTACCTGCTCAACGAGTTCGGGGCGTACGTCATCGTCGGGCTCTGCCTCGTCATCTTCATCGAGAGCAGCATCTTCCCGGTGCTGCCCGGTGACTCCCTGCTGTTCACCGCGGGCCTGTTCATCGCGTCGGGCAGCATCCACGCGCCGCTGTGGCTGGTGTGCGTGCTGGTGACCGTTTCGGCGCTGCTCGGGAACGTGGTCGGCTACTACGCGGGGCGCAGCCTCGGCCCGGTCCTGTTCAAGAACCCGAACTCGCGGTTCTTCAAGCAGGAGTACGTGGACAAGACGCACGCGTTCCTGGAGAAGCACGGCCCGAAGGCCGTGGTGCTGGCGCGGTTCGTGCCGTTCGTGCGGACGTTCATCACCTGGATCGCGGGCATCGGCCGGATGGACCCGAAGCGCTACTTCACCTACACCGTGATCGGCGGCATCCTGTGGGCAGCCGGGATCACCGTGCTCGGCGCGCTGCTCGGCCAGATCTCGTTCATCCGCGAGCACGTCGAGGCGATCTTCATCCTGATCGTGCTGGTCTCGGTGGTGCCGATCGTGCTCGAGTACTTCAAGGCGCGCAAGGAAAAGAAGCTCGCCGCCGAGAACGCGGAAAGCCAGGCCGAGGTCACCCAGCGCATCCCCCGCATCCGCGACTGA
- a CDS encoding TetR/AcrR family transcriptional regulator — protein sequence MPKPSARDRVLDAYEEILIETGPGTVTLEAVAAKAGVSKGGLLYHFGSKDALVDGLTRRLLELNDEDLDRAKGAEEGVVRYYLRTAVTDVTMNHALYRTNMAIIRLLIHEPKVADAARKCTQDWRDLLGEHIDDPMIGEVVALVGDGLYLRAALGDPTESPLLHHVEEVLARLGA from the coding sequence ATGCCGAAACCGTCCGCACGCGACCGCGTCCTCGACGCGTACGAGGAAATCCTGATCGAAACCGGCCCCGGCACGGTCACACTGGAGGCCGTCGCCGCGAAGGCCGGGGTGTCGAAGGGCGGCCTGCTCTACCACTTCGGCTCGAAGGACGCGCTGGTCGACGGCCTGACGAGACGGCTGCTCGAACTGAACGACGAAGACCTCGACCGCGCGAAGGGCGCCGAGGAGGGCGTGGTCCGGTACTACCTGCGCACCGCGGTCACCGACGTCACGATGAACCACGCGCTGTACCGGACGAACATGGCGATCATCCGGCTGCTGATCCACGAGCCGAAGGTCGCCGACGCCGCCCGCAAGTGCACCCAGGACTGGCGCGACCTGCTCGGCGAGCACATCGACGACCCGATGATCGGCGAAGTGGTCGCCCTCGTCGGCGACGGCCTCTACCTGCGCGCCGCACTCGGCGACCCGACCGAATCCCCGCTGCTGCACCACGTCGAAGAAGTACTGGCCCGCCTCGGCGCCTGA
- a CDS encoding MFS transporter → MTRTTEKPTQRPPAAESPSDGEGPRLSHRQIVTILIGLMSGMFLAALDQTIVGTSIVKIANDLNGFDLQAWITTAYLITSTIVTPIYGKLSDIYGRKPFYLTAITIFLAGSIASTFATSMYELAAFRAVQGLGAGGLMSLAMTILGDIVPPRERARYQGFFLAVFGISTVLGPVLGGFFAGFDKLGGISGWRWVFLINVPIGIVALFVVAKVLNVPHERHDHKIDWWGGLALAIGVVPFLVVAEQGQKWGWGSTSAIVCYAIGGVGIVLFVVIEKLMKDAALIPIRLFKNSTFTVAIIGGFIVGVAMFGAIMMIPQYMQVVQGYTPTESGLLMLPLMLGIMGASVLSGQLTSRTGRYKIFPVIGTLLIAGGAFFFAQVEYNSGLWHPLLAAFIIGFGLGNCMQTLIIAVQNAGPRRDMGVSTASATFFRQIGGTAGVAVFLTVLFNVLPGNITKAFGGHTPPGMGGAVGDLQSNTSGIANLPEAIKTPVLIGFTDSISTVFYVAGGVAVLAFIVLLFMKEIPLAGGPSTAAATMEGGEALLEAEEPAAVTDADTAEFDAWADADAALDGQDREPELVGAGRHSRISENGHGAYPAAAPITNSAPAGASVNGSIPSNGAQTIAGHIRRQDGSSVAGAALTLIDQRGRQVGRATGGGDGSYSVGTPGPGTYVLIVSAPGHQPQASSVVVNAGAPAKLDLTLTGSGEVTGLVRVAGQGTPLGAATVTLTDERGEVTGAFITQADGVYTFHGVGAGSYTLVASAEHFRPVAVTLAVPDSGQLRHDVDLTGAVLLAGTARTDDDRIVPDARITVLDAEGNVAAVARTDGEGRYLVSDLPAGDYTVVASGYPPATSQVSLAGGGESTHDVRLGYDQTIDEFAADHR, encoded by the coding sequence ATGACCCGCACCACCGAAAAACCCACTCAGCGGCCGCCGGCCGCTGAGTCGCCGTCCGACGGGGAAGGACCGCGGCTGTCGCACCGGCAGATTGTGACGATCCTGATCGGCCTGATGTCGGGGATGTTCCTCGCCGCGCTCGACCAGACGATCGTGGGCACCTCGATCGTCAAGATCGCCAACGATCTCAACGGGTTCGACCTGCAGGCGTGGATCACCACCGCCTACCTGATCACTTCGACGATCGTGACGCCGATCTACGGCAAGCTGTCGGACATCTACGGCCGCAAGCCGTTCTACCTGACCGCGATCACGATCTTCCTCGCCGGTTCGATCGCCTCCACGTTCGCCACCTCGATGTACGAGCTCGCCGCGTTCCGCGCGGTGCAGGGCCTCGGCGCCGGTGGCCTGATGTCGCTGGCGATGACGATCCTCGGCGACATCGTGCCGCCGCGCGAGCGCGCCCGCTACCAGGGCTTCTTCCTGGCCGTGTTCGGTATTTCCACCGTGCTCGGGCCGGTGCTCGGCGGGTTCTTCGCCGGGTTCGACAAGCTGGGCGGCATCTCCGGCTGGCGCTGGGTGTTCCTGATCAACGTGCCGATCGGCATCGTCGCGCTGTTCGTGGTGGCGAAGGTGCTGAACGTGCCGCACGAACGGCACGACCACAAGATCGACTGGTGGGGCGGGCTCGCGCTCGCGATCGGCGTGGTGCCGTTCCTGGTCGTCGCCGAGCAGGGCCAGAAGTGGGGCTGGGGCTCGACTTCGGCGATCGTCTGCTACGCCATCGGCGGGGTCGGCATCGTGCTGTTCGTCGTGATCGAAAAGCTCATGAAGGACGCCGCGCTCATCCCGATCCGGCTGTTCAAGAACTCGACGTTCACCGTCGCCATCATCGGTGGCTTCATCGTCGGTGTCGCGATGTTCGGCGCGATCATGATGATCCCGCAGTACATGCAGGTGGTGCAGGGCTACACGCCGACGGAGTCGGGCCTGCTGATGCTGCCGCTCATGCTCGGCATCATGGGCGCCTCGGTGCTGTCCGGCCAGCTCACCAGCCGCACCGGGCGGTACAAGATCTTCCCGGTGATCGGCACGCTGCTGATCGCGGGCGGCGCGTTCTTCTTCGCGCAGGTCGAGTACAACAGCGGCCTGTGGCACCCGCTGCTGGCCGCGTTCATCATCGGCTTCGGCCTCGGTAACTGCATGCAGACGCTGATCATCGCGGTGCAGAACGCGGGCCCGCGCCGGGACATGGGCGTGTCGACCGCGTCGGCCACGTTCTTCCGGCAGATCGGTGGTACCGCGGGTGTCGCGGTGTTCCTGACCGTCCTGTTCAACGTGCTGCCCGGCAACATCACCAAGGCGTTCGGCGGGCACACCCCGCCGGGCATGGGCGGCGCGGTCGGCGACCTGCAGTCCAACACCAGCGGGATCGCGAACCTGCCGGAGGCGATCAAGACGCCGGTGCTGATCGGGTTCACCGACTCGATCTCGACGGTGTTCTACGTCGCGGGCGGCGTCGCCGTGCTGGCGTTCATCGTGCTGCTGTTCATGAAGGAGATCCCGCTCGCGGGTGGCCCGTCGACAGCGGCCGCGACGATGGAAGGCGGCGAGGCGCTGCTCGAAGCGGAGGAACCGGCCGCGGTCACCGACGCGGACACCGCCGAGTTCGACGCGTGGGCGGATGCCGACGCGGCGCTGGACGGGCAGGATCGGGAGCCGGAACTGGTCGGTGCCGGAAGGCATTCCCGCATCAGCGAGAACGGCCACGGCGCCTACCCGGCGGCGGCACCCATCACCAACTCGGCACCGGCAGGAGCAAGCGTGAACGGCTCGATTCCTTCGAACGGCGCGCAGACGATCGCGGGGCACATCCGGCGGCAGGACGGCTCGTCCGTCGCGGGCGCCGCGCTGACCCTTATCGACCAGCGCGGCAGGCAGGTCGGCAGGGCGACCGGCGGCGGTGACGGCAGCTACTCGGTCGGCACGCCCGGCCCCGGCACCTACGTTCTGATCGTGTCCGCTCCCGGGCACCAGCCGCAGGCCTCCAGCGTCGTGGTGAACGCGGGCGCGCCGGCGAAGCTGGACCTGACGCTGACCGGCTCGGGCGAGGTCACCGGGCTGGTGCGGGTCGCGGGCCAGGGCACCCCGCTCGGTGCCGCGACCGTGACACTGACCGACGAGCGCGGCGAGGTCACCGGCGCGTTCATCACGCAGGCCGACGGCGTCTACACCTTCCACGGGGTCGGTGCGGGCAGCTACACGCTGGTCGCCAGCGCGGAGCACTTCCGCCCGGTCGCGGTGACGCTCGCCGTGCCGGACAGCGGGCAGCTGCGCCACGACGTCGACCTGACCGGCGCGGTGCTGCTGGCCGGGACGGCGCGGACCGACGACGACCGGATCGTGCCGGACGCGCGGATCACGGTGCTCGACGCCGAAGGCAACGTCGCCGCCGTGGCGCGGACCGACGGCGAGGGCCGGTACCTGGTCAGCGACCTGCCCGCGGGCGACTACACCGTCGTGGCGAGCGGGTATCCGCCCGCGACGAGCCAGGTGAGCCTCGCCGGTGGCGGGGAGTCCACGCACGACGTGCGGCTCGGCTACGACCAGACGATCGACGAGTTCGCGGCGGACCACCGGTGA
- a CDS encoding YceI family protein, producing the protein MTGLRADLRTNEGWAVEHAVLTVTDLTGRQVARVAADARGTAMTEPLEPGVYTAVITAAGFTPVARTAQVASDGTASLGEITLAPVAGAVELPPAGPWVIDPMHSSVVATARHLGIASIKARFSEVSGRIEVGRPVEQSSVHAEIKTAGIDTGIKMRDDHLRSPEFLDVEAYPLITFTSTGMRQRGADSWTLSGELSLHGQIREVDLDLTYGGFGPDPWGGVRAAFHAETQLHRNDFAINYNAMVRAGVAAIGTNVKIELDIQALQGESLPEF; encoded by the coding sequence GTGACCGGGCTCCGCGCGGACCTCCGCACGAACGAGGGCTGGGCCGTCGAGCACGCGGTGCTCACCGTGACGGACCTGACCGGCCGCCAGGTGGCCAGGGTGGCCGCGGACGCGAGGGGCACGGCGATGACCGAGCCGCTCGAGCCCGGGGTCTACACCGCGGTGATCACGGCTGCCGGGTTCACCCCGGTCGCGCGGACCGCGCAGGTCGCCTCGGACGGGACGGCCTCGCTCGGCGAGATCACCTTGGCGCCGGTGGCGGGGGCCGTCGAGCTCCCGCCCGCCGGGCCGTGGGTGATCGACCCGATGCACTCGTCGGTGGTCGCGACCGCACGGCACCTCGGGATCGCGAGCATCAAGGCGCGGTTCAGCGAGGTGTCCGGGCGGATCGAGGTCGGCAGGCCGGTCGAGCAGTCGAGCGTGCACGCCGAGATCAAGACGGCCGGCATCGACACCGGGATCAAGATGCGCGATGACCACCTGCGCTCGCCGGAGTTCCTCGACGTGGAGGCGTACCCGCTGATCACGTTCACCAGCACGGGAATGCGCCAGCGCGGCGCGGACTCGTGGACGCTGTCGGGCGAGCTTTCGCTGCACGGGCAGATCCGCGAGGTCGATCTCGACCTGACCTACGGCGGGTTCGGCCCCGATCCGTGGGGCGGGGTGCGCGCCGCGTTCCACGCGGAGACCCAGCTGCACCGGAACGACTTCGCGATCAACTACAACGCGATGGTGCGCGCCGGGGTCGCCGCGATCGGCACCAACGTGAAGATCGAGCTGGACATCCAGGCGCTCCAGGGTGAGTCCCTCCCGGAGTTCTGA
- a CDS encoding DedA family protein yields the protein MNGVYAESAGFGVSWLDTAGPTLVWVIVLSFVFIECALIVGLFLPGDSLLFAAGVVLAQQDAPWHAWLLSVGALLVAVVGNHLGYVIGKRTGTKFIARRGGKVLNRHNLDRARSFLDRKGFFAIVAARWIPWIRTLAPLIAGAARMDQRRFLTATTVGGVLWVPTLVLLGYYGAGLLDQIPWVKSVVLWLSIAFFVLGTTYGVWRYRQEMRKPVDDTESAHT from the coding sequence GTGAACGGGGTGTATGCCGAATCCGCGGGCTTCGGCGTGAGCTGGCTCGATACCGCCGGACCGACACTGGTCTGGGTCATCGTGCTGAGCTTCGTGTTCATCGAATGCGCGCTCATCGTGGGCCTGTTCCTGCCCGGCGACTCGCTGCTGTTCGCCGCCGGCGTGGTGCTCGCGCAGCAGGACGCGCCGTGGCACGCGTGGCTGCTTTCGGTGGGCGCGCTGCTCGTCGCGGTGGTGGGCAACCACCTCGGCTACGTCATCGGGAAGCGCACCGGCACCAAGTTCATCGCCCGCCGCGGCGGCAAGGTCCTCAACCGCCACAACCTCGACCGCGCACGCTCCTTCCTCGACCGCAAGGGTTTCTTCGCCATCGTCGCCGCGAGGTGGATCCCATGGATCCGCACGCTGGCGCCGCTGATCGCGGGCGCCGCGCGCATGGACCAGCGGCGGTTCCTGACCGCGACCACGGTGGGCGGCGTGCTGTGGGTGCCGACGCTGGTGCTGCTCGGCTACTACGGCGCGGGCCTGCTGGACCAGATCCCGTGGGTGAAGTCGGTGGTGCTGTGGCTGAGCATCGCGTTCTTCGTACTGGGCACGACCTACGGCGTGTGGCGGTACCGGCAGGAAATGCGGAAACCGGTCGACGACACCGAGTCCGCCCACACCTGA
- a CDS encoding PPOX class F420-dependent oxidoreductase, translating into MANDEALYALLGSRNLGVLATLKRDGRPQLSNVTHFYDAENRRILVSLTDGRAKTKNLRRDPRASYHVTSEDGWSYVVAEGDAELSAVAADPHDDTVEELIDLYREVQGEHPDWDDYRRAMVEDRRLVFRLPVTRVYGMAR; encoded by the coding sequence ATGGCGAACGACGAAGCCCTGTACGCGCTGCTCGGCAGCCGGAACCTCGGTGTGCTGGCGACGCTGAAGCGTGACGGCAGGCCGCAGCTTTCGAATGTCACCCACTTCTACGATGCGGAGAACCGCCGCATCCTGGTATCGCTGACCGACGGCAGGGCGAAGACGAAGAACCTGCGCCGCGATCCGCGTGCCAGCTACCACGTGACGAGCGAGGATGGCTGGTCTTACGTGGTCGCCGAAGGGGACGCCGAACTGTCGGCGGTCGCTGCCGATCCGCACGACGACACCGTCGAGGAGCTGATCGACCTCTACCGCGAGGTCCAGGGCGAGCACCCGGACTGGGACGACTACCGGCGCGCGATGGTCGAGGACCGGCGCCTGGTCTTCCGACTCCCGGTGACCCGCGTCTACGGCATGGCTCGCTGA
- a CDS encoding MFS transporter has protein sequence MAGRGGKWWALAVLVLPMLLISVDMTVLGFALPYLAEDLAPTGVEQLWIVDIYSFMLAGLLVLMGTLGDRIGRRKLLLIGAAAFGAASVLAAFSGTPALLIAARALLGIGGATLMPSTLSLIRTVFTDAKERKLAIAVWSAGFSGGMALGPVLGGWLLEHFWWGSVFLINVPVMVLLLAVGPFLLPEARDPNPGRFDVLSAALSFATVLPIVYGIKMAAEHGFGLVESVSVAAGLVFGVVFVRRQRALKDPMLDLELFKNRAFSVSVATNTLAVFAVVGLLFLVPQYLQLVLGLSPVRAALWMLPATVAGIVGALLAAKLSARFRTSSLVGLGLAMSAAGYLVMSFIGVESGLAALVVGFVLVGGGAALAETLTNDLVVSAVSPERAGAASAISETGYELGGALGTAVLGTLATAVYRAGVPADAPEAARETIGGADAVARTLPDGQGLLTAARESFVDGMHVTAFAGTALLVLTAVQAFFLLRERRPVTVGA, from the coding sequence ATGGCTGGGCGCGGGGGCAAGTGGTGGGCACTGGCGGTGCTCGTCCTGCCGATGCTGCTGATCAGCGTGGACATGACCGTGCTCGGGTTCGCGTTGCCGTACCTCGCCGAGGATCTGGCGCCGACCGGGGTCGAGCAGCTGTGGATCGTCGACATCTACTCGTTCATGCTCGCCGGGCTGCTGGTGCTGATGGGCACGCTCGGCGACCGCATCGGCAGGCGGAAGCTGCTGCTCATCGGCGCGGCCGCGTTCGGCGCGGCGTCGGTGCTCGCCGCGTTTTCGGGCACGCCCGCGCTGCTGATCGCGGCGAGGGCCCTGCTCGGCATCGGCGGCGCGACGCTCATGCCGTCGACGCTTTCGCTGATCAGGACCGTCTTCACCGACGCGAAGGAGCGCAAGCTCGCGATCGCGGTGTGGAGCGCGGGCTTCTCCGGCGGCATGGCGCTCGGGCCGGTACTCGGCGGCTGGCTGCTCGAGCACTTCTGGTGGGGCTCGGTGTTCCTGATCAACGTGCCGGTGATGGTGCTGCTGCTCGCCGTCGGCCCGTTCCTGCTGCCCGAGGCGCGCGACCCGAACCCCGGCCGCTTCGACGTGCTGTCCGCGGCGCTGTCGTTCGCGACGGTGCTGCCGATCGTCTACGGCATCAAGATGGCCGCGGAACACGGTTTCGGCTTGGTGGAATCGGTCAGCGTGGCCGCGGGGCTGGTGTTCGGCGTGGTCTTCGTGCGGCGCCAGCGCGCGCTGAAGGACCCGATGCTGGACCTCGAACTGTTCAAGAACCGCGCGTTCTCGGTGTCGGTCGCGACGAACACGCTCGCCGTGTTCGCCGTGGTGGGCCTGCTTTTCCTGGTCCCGCAGTACCTGCAGCTCGTGCTCGGGCTCTCGCCGGTGCGCGCGGCGCTGTGGATGCTGCCCGCCACCGTGGCCGGGATCGTGGGCGCGTTGCTCGCGGCGAAGCTGTCCGCGCGGTTCCGCACCTCGTCGCTGGTCGGGCTCGGGCTCGCGATGTCCGCGGCCGGGTACCTGGTGATGTCGTTCATCGGCGTCGAATCGGGACTCGCCGCGCTCGTCGTCGGGTTCGTGCTGGTCGGCGGCGGGGCGGCGCTCGCCGAGACGCTGACGAACGACCTCGTGGTCTCCGCGGTGTCGCCGGAACGCGCGGGTGCCGCGTCGGCGATTTCGGAAACCGGGTACGAGCTGGGTGGCGCGCTGGGCACCGCGGTGCTCGGCACGCTGGCCACCGCCGTCTACCGGGCCGGGGTCCCGGCGGACGCACCGGAGGCCGCGCGCGAAACCATCGGCGGCGCGGACGCGGTCGCGAGGACCCTGCCGGACGGCCAGGGCCTGCTCACGGCGGCGCGCGAGTCGTTCGTCGACGGCATGCACGTCACCGCGTTCGCGGGCACGGCGCTGCTGGTTTTGACTGCGGTGCAAGCCTTTTTCCTGCTCCGCGAACGGAGGCCGGTTACCGTTGGGGCATGA